The following proteins are co-located in the Camelina sativa cultivar DH55 chromosome 12, Cs, whole genome shotgun sequence genome:
- the LOC104732470 gene encoding probable aminopyrimidine aminohydrolase, mitochondrial, protein MRFLFSTRVINNNSLGLLRSPRTAAPICSLWVPIKSPVFRSATSPMAAAAFSSAMAMTPNSEEALARKLWIKFNRESLFSIYSPFAVCLAAGSLKIDTFRQYIAQDVHFLKAFAHAYELAEGCADDDDDKLAISDLRKSVMEELKMHDSFVQDWDLDISKEVSINSATLKYTEFLLATASGKVEGCKAPGMLDTPFEKTKVAAYTLGAVTPCMRLYAFLGKEFGALLDPSDVNQPYKKWVDNYSSDAFQASAKQTEDLLEKLSVSMTGEELDIIEKLYQQAMKLEVEFFHAQPLAQPTIVPLFKNHSKDDLVIFSDFDLTCTVVDSSAILAEIAIVTAPKDELSRSGLQIHRMLSSDLRNTWNLLSKQYTEHYEECIENILNKEKADKFDYEGLCKALEQLSDFEKQANNRVIESGVLKGLNLEDIKRAGERLILQDGCINVFQKILETENLNAKVHVLSYCWCGDLIRAAFCAGGVDSVEVHANEFTFEESISTGEIERKVESPINKAQQFKSILQNGKDINEKKSPLTVYIGDSVGDLLCLLEADIGIVVGSSSSLRRVGTHFGVSFVPLFSGIVQKQKQQTEEESSSTWKGLSGTLYTVSSWAEIHSFALGW, encoded by the exons ATGCGCTTCCTCTTCTCCACGCGCGTCATCAATAATAACTCGCTTGGTCTCCTCCGATCTCCACGCACCGCCGCGCCGATCTGTTCTCTCTGGGTTCCCATCAAGTCTCCGGTCTTCAGATCGGCGACTAGTCCAATGGCGGCGGCCGCCTTCTCTTCAGCGATGGCGATGACTCCTAACTCGGAAGAAGCTCTTGCAAGGAAGCTCTGGATCAAGTTTAACAGAGAGTCCCTCTTCTCTATCTACAGCCCATTCGCCGTCTGTTTAGCCGCCGGAAGCCTCAAAATCGACACATTTCGTCAGTATATTGCACAGGATGTTCATTTCCTCAAGGCGTTTGCTCACGC GTATGAGTTGGCCGAAGGGtgtgctgatgatgatgatgataaattgGCAATTTCTGACTTGAGAAAAAGCGTGATGGAAGAATTGAAAATGCATGACTCATTTGTACAG GATTGGGATTTAGACATCAGCAAAGAAGTAAGTATAAACTCAGCAACTTTGAAATACACTGAGTTCTTGTTAGCTACAGCATCCGGAAAAGTAGAAGGATGCAAAGCTCCCGGCATGCTTGATACTccatttgaaaaaacaaaagttgctgCCTACACGCTTGGTGCTGTGACACCTTGCATGAGGTTGTATGCCTTTCTCGGTAAGGAGTTTGGAGCACTTCTTGATCCGAGTGATGTGAACCAACCCTACAAGAAATGGGTCGATAATTATTCTAGTGATGCTTTCCAG GCATCAGCCAAGCAAACTGAAGACTTGCTTGAGAAGCTTAGTGTCTCTATGACTGGTGAAGAATTGGACATAATTGAAAAATTGTATCAACAGGCTATGAAACTTGAAGTAGAGTTTTTCCATGCCCAACCTCTTGCTCAGCCTACCATAGTTCCACTGTTCAAGAATCATTCAAAAGATGATCTGGTGatcttttctgattttgatcTGACTTGCACCGTTGTGGATTCTTCTGCTATTTTAGCGGAAATAGCAATTGTAACTGCCCCAAAAGATGAATTGAGTCGATCTGGACTACAAATACATCGAATGCTCTCATCTGACCTTAGGAACACCTGGAATCTACTTTCTAAGCAATACACGGAGCATTATGAAGAATGCATAGAGAATATTCTGAATAAGGAAAAAG CGGACAAGTTTGACTATGAGGGTTTATGTAAAGCACTAGAGCAGCTCTCAGATTTTGAGAAACAGGCAAACAATCGAGTGATCGAGTCTGGTGTACTAAAGGGCCTAAATCTCGAAGACATTAAGCGAGCTGGGGAAAGGTTAATTCTTCAAGATGGCTGCATCAATGTCTTCcagaaaattttagaaactgAGAATCTAAATGCAAAAGTTCATGTGCTTTCGTATTGTTG GTGCGGTGACCTGATAAGGGCAGCCTTTTGTGCAG gCGGAGTCGATTCAGTGGAAGTACATGCTAATGAATTCACATTCGAGGAATCCATCTCGACTGGTGAAATCGAGAGAAAGGTGGAATCCCCGATCAACAAAGCTCAACAGTTCAAAAGTATCCTACAAAATGGAAAGGATATCAACGAGAAGAAAAGCCCCCTGACTGTTTATATTGGAGATTCAGTAGGTGACTTGCTGTGTCTCCTCGAAGCAGATATAGGAATAGTGGTTGGCTCAAGCTCGAGTCTCAGGAGAGTGGGAACCCATTTTGGGGTCTCATTTGTGCCTTTGTTTTCTGGAATCGttcagaaacagaaacaacaaactGAAGAGGAATCATCATCAACCTGGAAAGGACTCTCTGGCACTCTTTACACAGTTTCAAGCTGGGCCGAAATTCATTCCTTTGCACTTGGATGGTAG